In Trifolium pratense cultivar HEN17-A07 linkage group LG7, ARS_RC_1.1, whole genome shotgun sequence, a genomic segment contains:
- the LOC123893557 gene encoding chitin-inducible gibberellin-responsive protein 1-like, with product MDSQQLYSYSMTTGLPYMQSFPTIPSLQNGLFGSLKVGVGNSPDSPFSSHFDSDTLSAFSDSHEHYNSGEILSGISSSYNSSLETNHYLQRSVSSVDSLKESLQLYSARNSSLPTNHKIRHALLELENALMAPDDNEVTTSNSSLGDSIRETASGPRYRSWSHENQGSQYIQSQPSHVTNNTRQSNEVVHVEKRRKLEVESSLQEFPSGDLKQLLIACAKAMAENNTQDFDLLIERARNDVSINGEPIQRLGAYMVEGLVARKEASGNSIYHALKCREPEGEELLTYMQLLFEICPYLKFGYMAANGAIAEACRNEDRIHIIDFQIAQGTQWMTLLQALAARPGGAPHVRITGIDDPVSKYARGDGLEVVGKRLAMMSKKFNIPVEFHGIPVFAPDVTRDMLDIRVGEALAVNFPLQLHHTADESVDVNNPRDGLLRLVKSLAPKVVTLVEQESNTNTTPFFNRFIETLDYYLAIFESIDVTLSRDSKERINVEQHCLARDIVNVIACEGKERVERHELFGKWKSRLTMAGFRQCPLSSYVNSVIRSLLRCYSEHYTLVEKDGAMLLGWKNRNLISASAWH from the coding sequence ATGGACTCACAACAACTTTATAGTTACAGCATGACTACAGGATTACCTTACATGCAATCTTTTCCAACTATTCCATCACTACAAAATGGTTTGTTTGGATCCTTGAAAGTTGGCGTCGGAAACTCACCTGATTCGCCATTTTCCTCTCATTTTGATTCTGATACTCTTTCTGCATTTAGTGACAGCCACGAGCATTACAACTCGGGCGAAATCCTATCTGGTATCAGCTCCTCTTATAACTCATCACTGGAAACCAACCATTATCTGCAAAGATCGGTTTCATCGGTCGACAGTCTCAAAGAAAGTTTGCAATTATATTCTGCTAGAAATTCTTCTCTACCAACTAACCATAAAATCAGACACGCCTTGTTGGAACTAGAAAATGCGCTGATGGCCCCTGATGATAACGAAGTTACGACATCTAATTCTTCATTGGGTGATAGCATCAGGGAGACGGCATCCGGCCCAAGATATAGATCATGGAGCCATGAGAACCAAGGGTCACAATATATTCAAAGTCAGCCATCACACGTTACCAACAACACTAGGCAATCAAATGAAGTTGTGCATGTTGAGAAACGACGAAAGTTGGAGGTGGAATCCTCTCTACAAGAGTTTCCATCGGGGGATTTAAAGCAATTACTGATTGCATGTGCCAAAGCTATGGCTGAGAACAACACCCAAGATTTTGACCTATTGATAGAAAGGGCTAGAAATGATGTGTCTATCAATGGAGAGCCAATCCAGAGGCTTGGTGCTTATATGGTAGAAGGGCTTGTTGCAAGGAAGGAAGCGTCAGGGAATAGCATCTATCATGCTCTTAAGTGCCGCGAGCCTGAAGGCGAAGAGTTACTCACATACATGCAACTGCTTTTCGAAATCTGTCCGTACTTAAAGTTCGGTTACATGGCTGCAAATGGAGCTATTGCCGAAGCTTGCAGGAATGAGGATCGCATACACATCATAGATTTTCAGATTGCTCAAGGAACTCAATGGATGACACTTCTTCAAGCTCTTGCTGCAAGACCTGGCGGAGCTCCCCACGTGCGGATCACAGGAATCGATGACCCCGTCTCTAAATATGCACGCGGTGATGGACTAGAAGTAGTCGGGAAAAGATTGGCCATGATGTCCAAGAAATTTAACATCCCGGTTGAGTTTCACGGTATTCCTGTTTTTGCTCCTGACGTTACAAGAGACATGCTTGATATCAGAGTCGGAGAAGCTTTGGCTGTGAATTTTCCGTTACAACTCCATCACACAGCTGATGAGAGTGTTGATGTGAACAATCCAAGAGATGGACTTTTAAGATTGGTGAAATCTCTTGCTCCAAAAGTGGTCACACTTGTGGAGCAAGaatcaaacacaaacacaacacCTTTCTTCAACAGGTTCATAGAAACTTTAGATTACTACTTGGCAATCTTCGAGTCTATCGACGTCACGCTCTCGCGAGACAGCAAAGAAAGGATTAACGTCGAGCAACATTGTTTGGCTCGTGATATCGTGAATGTCATTGCTTGTGAAGGTAAGGAAAGAGTCGAGCGACATGAACTGTTCGGTAAATGGAAGTCTAGGTTGACGATGGCGGGATTTCGTCAATGTCCTTTAAGTTCTTATGTGAATTCTGTTATAAGAAGTCTTCTGAGATGCTATTCAGAACACTATACATTAGTGGAGAAAGATGGGGCAATGCTTTTAGGGTGGAAGAACAGAAATTTGATATCTGCTTCAGCATGGCATTGA